The Bombus fervidus isolate BK054 chromosome 17, iyBomFerv1, whole genome shotgun sequence DNA segment gaaaaagggGAGAGAAGACCTTGCGCACAACGAATTTCTATCCGTCGACGAGCCTCGATGATTGTTCACGGCTAAAATGCGGAGCGCATTTTGAATCTTTCGTTCGTTATTCCCTTCACATCGTATCGGAACCGTGAGTCATCCATGTGCGTAATTTGAAACCGAAACAGAATGAAAAATCGCGCGATTCATCGAACGAAGCTTTGATCGCACGATCGACGAAGTCTTTTGATCATTTCATTTGTATTCTAAACAGAGAAGTCACGCCATTGATGAAGGAAGTACCCTTCGTTGTTTCacgatatatctatatatagtTTGCAATCTCATGATTCGCTTtcgccattttttttttcgcgtCCTTGTCCCGTGTTTCAAAGTAAAAAACAAACCGTAATCTCGGTGTGACGTGTACGATTGCAACGTTAAATTGAAAAGAACACGCTCGATGTATATGTAGTTATCGAAAGGATTGGCAGACGCGGATCGCGTCGTATAAATAACTGGGAAATTTGACCTGTCGATGATGGCTTCCTCGACGAGACGAGAGTTCATTTTGCTTTCGGAGCGTCTGGCGCTTGTCCGCCCTAAACGAACAAAACGGAACGGAAGTGGAAAACGTCTATCTATAGCCAGACGCGATGATCGTTGGGCGGCAGGCAGCGTGTCGTTGCGTGGTGTACGAGTGGCGAGTCTTCCGTAAGCGAACGGGCAAAGGAAATAGACACGACACGACGACACCTTCTCCCTCGTCGAACGTTGCGCTTCGAATCAACACGATATACGATCGAAAGATCGAGCATCGATCGCGGTGATTTTACCGGTGCTTGGAAAGCAAGCGGAATTAGGGTCGCGTTTAACGTAGATCGGTATCGAGGACGGTAATCAGTTGGACGCGGACCACTGCCTCGGAAGGCACGACATCCGCTTACGCTCCCTATTCTTAAACAGTCGACGTAATTCGCGACTCTTCGGTTTTGgctctataaaaaaaaaaaaaaaaaaaaaaaaaatataatacataatatctCAGATGTGGTTTGGTAACGTCATGGTTATATTTAACGCGTCGAAGGTTGGCAAGGTAGAAAATGATATCCGTTCGAGAAAAATGGTTTTGAGTTAACGCGCGCGAGTGACTGTTGATTTTGTTGCGAAAAAATTCGCTATAATCGGTATCTAGAAATTCTGCCACACCTTCGTTTACTCTTGGGAAGTTAAAACTCAAATACTATTGGAAAATAGATAAgctattatcaaatatatatctaGCGAGAAGAACCGCGTGACCGGTTCGAAAAGAATGCAGTACCGATGGCTGAATTTGAGGTAAATCGCGAGCAACTTTATCCGGAAGATTTCGTAGCCGATGCGCACGATCGATAAGTATCGAACGATTCGATCTTACTTTTTCAGAGGGCCTACTCCCTCCCAGTGCGAACGCAAACCCCGTCTTCCCAAAATCGCATTAACCTACGACGAAGTGTCAGAGGAGAACCACCCCCGCATCCGGCCAAACTTCGAAAGCACAGACACGGCTGGACTCTGCATCTGGCGCATCCTCTCGAGGCTTCCGGGTGTACCAGGCCCCTCTTTCTTCTGCTGATCGCGTTGCTGCTACTTTTAGGAATAGGTGCTGTTGCTCTGTACATCGCGTTTGGTGAGTGGTTACGCGATACTTACATGATATCCGTCGTGTTAAAAGGCCGGATACAGACGAGCGTCTCTTTGATGCTGCGCCATatatctttcttcgttttcccAATTAAGAATAACAAAGACAGACGTACGACGTAGCAGAAAGCAAGGTGAAAATATCGCACTCGTCTGTATCCGGTTCAAGGAAACACGAAACGTTGAAACGCACGAACGATCGCAGCGAACCGACGGAGACGAGCGACTATCACTCGGCATCGAGATTTTATTTCACCGAGGAAAACGATCGTAGCGATCAGATGAATTCAACCACTGAAATAAACGTTCGCGAGACATTTAACGAGCACGTTATTACGCTCCATTATTATAAACCAACGATCGAGCCGAGACGCGACAACAGTAGACGAACGTTCATTTCTCGGTTAAACGGATATTTTTAGTCGACAAGCATCGATGCGAGATTCGCTCGTTCTTCGGCCGTGGTCGTTGACAATCCATTAAAAAGCTCTCGTTCGTCTTTGTTTCCTCCTTTTGATCGTTGTATCAGCCATAATCGTGGTAACGCGAAAACTGATTTTTAGCAGAACCCGAGAAGCTGCAAATCATACAACAGTACCTGAAGTCGTCGACGAACAATTCGTCGTCGGACGACGACGCGTTAATCGCGGAAACGTTTCTACGTCGATCGAGCAGCGAACAAGGATGGAACAACGCGTCGGCGGTGTCATCGACGACACCGATGCAGCCCTCGGCCAATAGCACCCTCGCTGCGAGTATTCTTTTAAACGTTGGCTCGTCATTTCCGGAGAGTCGCGCTCCGCTAGCGCCGGAAGCGGAAACGGAAGCTACGAGCCCGCTCAGCCTCGACTCTACCAGATACTGCGACGACTGTCTGCCAGAGGAGGTTTGCGTTGCTCTCGTCGACGAAGAAGCACCGACTTGCAGGATCCCTTTCGATCCCAAAGATCCAACCGGATGTGCCGGTTTTTGTCTCATCAACAAACAAAAGTGTCATCGTCTTGACGTCGACGCGTTTAGGTAGGTAAATTGTTCTAACACCTGCTCGTTTTTCTTCGCGTAGACCTACATACGTATTCTTTCGAAATTCGCCTTGTCTCGATTTTAATAGGTGCGTCAAGATGGAGCATTACTGTTTGGATGACGAATGGACCTGCCTAAACACGCTGTGCATCCCTCTCGAGAAGCACTGCGACGGGCATATGAATTGTTACGACCATTCTGACGAGCACAATTGCGGTACGTACACGCGTATAACATAGCATATAACATTAGCCCAGTTTTCCGCGACTTAAGACGTTCCTTCTGTTATCGGCTTTACCGGGGGGCTTTGTCGTAGTTTGCGAGGCTTCGGTTTATCGGTTTGTCGCGATATGGAATAATCTGACGGCGGTAAAAATGCGACGCGCGT contains these protein-coding regions:
- the LOC139996026 gene encoding uncharacterized protein isoform X2; protein product: MAEFERAYSLPVRTQTPSSQNRINLRRSVRGEPPPHPAKLRKHRHGWTLHLAHPLEASGCTRPLFLLLIALLLLLGIGAVALYIAFAEPEKLQIIQQYLKSSTNNSSSDDDALIAETFLRRSSSEQGWNNASAVSSTTPMQPSANSTLAASILLNVGSSFPESRAPLAPEAETEATSPLSLDSTRYCDDCLPEEVCVALVDEEAPTCRIPFDPKDPTGCAGFCLINKQKCHRLDVDAFRCVKMEHYCLDDEWTCLNTLCIPLEKHCDGHMNCYDHSDEHNCDCDLETHFQCGNETSCLPLEKRCDGKIDCWDAADEINCTLGLNLGGSCPSENEFTCSNGQCILRARFCDSLPDCLDGSDEPHGCQGRCNKHEFTCQNNRCITKGMKCNGIDDCGDGTDERHCKGRFS